The proteins below come from a single Periophthalmus magnuspinnatus isolate fPerMag1 chromosome 7, fPerMag1.2.pri, whole genome shotgun sequence genomic window:
- the LOC117373359 gene encoding tumor protein p53-inducible nuclear protein 2 isoform X1 has translation MFQRLSNLLFGEVEEVAAEINGPNPCVTEADEEGWMIVNLPVECMMQVEDEKPPLSVQSFPSSHLNNTDSGSRADCSTTISNPCCKRRRTHKGCSRRTVDSTSYCSISPSDISVTTPGTLDRGARGSLPSSPSSVSPDSQGGCGGSGGSSRTGSERGCMDESWFVTPPPCFTAEGATAEASPMEDLLIEHPSMSVYVSQNGTGITSSSNLSAVGEESMTSLVGSISRVTEPSAVPATCTTLPTRVNRGAAAQAGSLAKVTQMARVQRSKARIERRRLGRNHMQRQNRTREQVPRLAAHVRNSFLHQPCKRNFCH, from the exons ATGTTTCAGCGCTTGAGCAACCTTCTTTTTGGGGAAGTGGAGGAAGTGGCTGCAGAGATCAATGGACCCAATCCCTGTGTGACAGAGGCGGACGAGGAGGGCTGGATGATCGTCAACCTTCCTG TAGAGTGCATGATGCAGGTGGAAGATGAGAAACCCCCACTGTCTGTGCAATCATTTCCAAGCAGTCACTTAAATAATACAGACTCAGGCTCCAGAGCTGATTGCTCTACAACCATCTCAAACCCATGTTGCAAACGACGCAGAACACATAAAGGCTGCTCAAGGAGAACAGTAGACTCCACTTCTTACTGTAGTATTAGTCCATCGGACATAAGTGTGACTACACCTGGAACTCttgacagaggggccagagggtctctgccctcctccccctcatccGTATCCCCTGACTCTCAGGGCGGGTGTGGAGGCAGTGGGGGTAGTAGTAGAACAGGCTCAGAGAGAGGCTGCATGGATGAGAGCTGGTTTGTCACCCCTCCCCCCTGTTTCACTGCAGAAGGAGCCACTGCTGAGGCCAGTCCCATGGAGGACCTGCTCATCGAACATCCCAGCATGTCTGTTTATGTGTCTCAGAATGGCACAGGCATCACATCCAGCAGCAACCTATCAGCGGTGGGAGAGGAAAGCATGACTAGCCTGGTGGGCAGTATcag cAGAGTGACAGAACCGTCAGCAGTCCCTGCCACCTGCACTACACTGCCCACCCGAGTCAACCGTGGAGCAGCTGCCCAGGCTGGTTCCCTAGCTAAGGTCACCCAAATGGCCCGGGTTCAGCGCAGCAAAGCCCGCATTGAGAGACGCCGCCTTGGACGCAATCACATGCAACGCCAAAATCGTACCAGGGAGCAGGTTCCTCGTCTTGCAGCTCATGTTCGGAATAGCTTTCTTCACCAGCCCTGCAAGCGCAACTTCTGCCATTAA
- the LOC117373359 gene encoding tumor protein p53-inducible nuclear protein 2 isoform X3, protein MFQRLSNLLFGEVEEVAAEINGPNPCVTEADEEGWMIVNLPEGATAEASPMEDLLIEHPSMSVYVSQNGTGITSSSNLSAVGEESMTSLVGSIRVTEPSAVPATCTTLPTRVNRGAAAQAGSLAKVTQMARVQRSKARIERRRLGRNHMQRQNRTREQVPRLAAHVRNSFLHQPCKRNFCH, encoded by the exons ATGTTTCAGCGCTTGAGCAACCTTCTTTTTGGGGAAGTGGAGGAAGTGGCTGCAGAGATCAATGGACCCAATCCCTGTGTGACAGAGGCGGACGAGGAGGGCTGGATGATCGTCAACCTTCCTG AAGGAGCCACTGCTGAGGCCAGTCCCATGGAGGACCTGCTCATCGAACATCCCAGCATGTCTGTTTATGTGTCTCAGAATGGCACAGGCATCACATCCAGCAGCAACCTATCAGCGGTGGGAGAGGAAAGCATGACTAGCCTGGTGGGCAGTATcag AGTGACAGAACCGTCAGCAGTCCCTGCCACCTGCACTACACTGCCCACCCGAGTCAACCGTGGAGCAGCTGCCCAGGCTGGTTCCCTAGCTAAGGTCACCCAAATGGCCCGGGTTCAGCGCAGCAAAGCCCGCATTGAGAGACGCCGCCTTGGACGCAATCACATGCAACGCCAAAATCGTACCAGGGAGCAGGTTCCTCGTCTTGCAGCTCATGTTCGGAATAGCTTTCTTCACCAGCCCTGCAAGCGCAACTTCTGCCATTAA
- the LOC117373359 gene encoding tumor protein p53-inducible nuclear protein 2 isoform X2: protein MFQRLSNLLFGEVEEVAAEINGPNPCVTEADEEGWMIVNLPEGATAEASPMEDLLIEHPSMSVYVSQNGTGITSSSNLSAVGEESMTSLVGSISRVTEPSAVPATCTTLPTRVNRGAAAQAGSLAKVTQMARVQRSKARIERRRLGRNHMQRQNRTREQVPRLAAHVRNSFLHQPCKRNFCH, encoded by the exons ATGTTTCAGCGCTTGAGCAACCTTCTTTTTGGGGAAGTGGAGGAAGTGGCTGCAGAGATCAATGGACCCAATCCCTGTGTGACAGAGGCGGACGAGGAGGGCTGGATGATCGTCAACCTTCCTG AAGGAGCCACTGCTGAGGCCAGTCCCATGGAGGACCTGCTCATCGAACATCCCAGCATGTCTGTTTATGTGTCTCAGAATGGCACAGGCATCACATCCAGCAGCAACCTATCAGCGGTGGGAGAGGAAAGCATGACTAGCCTGGTGGGCAGTATcag cAGAGTGACAGAACCGTCAGCAGTCCCTGCCACCTGCACTACACTGCCCACCCGAGTCAACCGTGGAGCAGCTGCCCAGGCTGGTTCCCTAGCTAAGGTCACCCAAATGGCCCGGGTTCAGCGCAGCAAAGCCCGCATTGAGAGACGCCGCCTTGGACGCAATCACATGCAACGCCAAAATCGTACCAGGGAGCAGGTTCCTCGTCTTGCAGCTCATGTTCGGAATAGCTTTCTTCACCAGCCCTGCAAGCGCAACTTCTGCCATTAA